One window from the genome of Paenibacillus azoreducens encodes:
- a CDS encoding MFS transporter, with translation MFKFRSQNEQNTEQTVDKHALIFGLISVFLCGIGFSIITPVVPFLVQPYTSNPGEQAVVVTLLTSVYAVCVFFAAPVLGALSDKYGRRPLLLVCLLGSAIGYFVFGIGGALWVLFTGRIIEGITGGSISTIFAYFADIIPPEQRTRYFGWVSAVVGVGTVIGPTLGGLLAKFGYSAPMYFGAVITLLNVVYGFFFMPESLNKNNRLKEIAFVRLNPFTQLANILSMKNLKRLLVSAFLLWIPNGSLQAVFSQFTMDTFHWKPALIGLMFSIMGIQDIISQGFVMPKLLKKLSDKQIAILGMASEIIGYSLIALSALFSFYPLVIAGMFIFGFGDSIFGPSFNGMLSKSVDSSEQGRIQGGSQSVQALARMVGPIIGGQIYVSIGHAAPAFMGMILIAAAIAVLNKGTHVNM, from the coding sequence GTGTTCAAATTTAGATCACAAAATGAACAGAATACAGAACAGACCGTAGATAAACACGCTTTAATATTCGGTCTTATCTCTGTGTTTCTTTGTGGAATAGGCTTCAGTATCATAACGCCTGTCGTTCCATTCCTAGTGCAGCCTTATACAAGCAATCCGGGAGAACAAGCTGTAGTTGTTACGCTGCTGACCTCTGTTTATGCAGTCTGCGTGTTTTTTGCGGCCCCCGTACTTGGAGCTTTGAGCGATAAATATGGCCGTCGTCCATTGCTCTTAGTATGCCTTTTGGGTTCCGCAATCGGGTACTTTGTTTTTGGCATAGGAGGAGCTCTATGGGTACTATTTACCGGGCGCATCATCGAAGGGATAACAGGCGGGAGCATAAGCACGATCTTCGCATATTTTGCAGACATCATTCCTCCGGAACAGAGAACCAGATACTTTGGATGGGTGAGTGCGGTTGTAGGTGTAGGCACTGTCATTGGCCCGACACTAGGCGGATTGCTTGCCAAGTTTGGTTATTCTGCACCCATGTATTTTGGAGCGGTCATAACTTTATTGAATGTTGTTTATGGATTCTTTTTTATGCCTGAGAGCCTTAACAAGAATAATAGACTGAAAGAGATTGCTTTTGTCAGACTGAATCCATTTACACAGCTTGCAAACATACTTTCCATGAAAAACTTAAAAAGGCTGCTTGTCTCAGCGTTCTTGCTTTGGATACCCAACGGATCTTTACAGGCAGTTTTTTCACAATTTACAATGGATACTTTCCATTGGAAGCCTGCACTAATCGGGCTGATGTTTTCCATAATGGGCATTCAAGACATCATTTCACAAGGTTTCGTCATGCCAAAGCTTTTGAAAAAACTTAGCGATAAACAGATAGCAATTCTTGGAATGGCTTCGGAGATTATAGGTTACAGTCTTATTGCGCTATCCGCTTTGTTCTCATTCTATCCTCTTGTAATCGCTGGAATGTTTATATTTGGTTTTGGCGATTCGATCTTTGGGCCTTCATTCAACGGGATGCTCTCCAAGTCTGTCGATTCCAGCGAACAAGGAAGGATTCAAGGAGGCAGCCAATCTGTTCAGGCTTTAGCAAGAATGGTCGGGCCGATCATTGGAGGTCAAATCTATGTATCCATTGGTCATGCCGCTCCCGCTTTTATGGGTATGATCCTTATAGCAGCGGCAATAGCAGTTTTGAATAAGGGGACGCATGTAAATATGTAA
- a CDS encoding MarR family transcriptional regulator: MNKQEQVIMDFRDLFNKMAWLNKNKMEDSLKGHKPSEVHCIECIGRNADSNVTKLAESLYMTRGAISKITKKLMEKGLIESYQKPDNKKEVYFRLTEQGKVIYKIHEELHNEFKERDKAVFEQVTEEQFDMMLSFMEKYSRHLDAEIKKQGIDMN; the protein is encoded by the coding sequence ATGAACAAACAAGAACAGGTCATAATGGATTTCAGGGACTTATTTAACAAGATGGCTTGGCTTAATAAGAATAAGATGGAAGACAGTCTTAAGGGTCATAAACCTTCTGAAGTACATTGTATCGAATGCATCGGAAGAAATGCAGATTCCAACGTGACTAAACTTGCGGAATCCTTATATATGACTAGAGGTGCCATAAGTAAAATAACTAAGAAGCTCATGGAAAAAGGCCTGATCGAAAGCTACCAGAAGCCGGATAACAAGAAAGAAGTCTATTTTAGGCTTACTGAGCAAGGGAAAGTAATTTATAAAATCCATGAGGAACTGCACAATGAGTTTAAAGAGCGGGATAAAGCCGTATTTGAGCAGGTAACCGAGGAACAATTTGACATGATGCTTAGTTTCATGGAAAAGTATAGCAGGCATTTGGATGCGGAAATTAAGAAACAGGGTATAGATATGAATTAA
- the secA2 gene encoding accessory Sec system translocase SecA2 yields the protein MNLAVKLLREFKDRDTRHKLKGYRDKAELIRKRNLEGWDDQRLQAESLRLRNEAKGGMPLDELLVDAYALVCEAAKRTLGLQPYDVQIMAAIALHEGFLIEQHTGEGKTLSAVMPAYLNALTGEGVHVLTFNDYLANRDAEWMGPIYRYLGLTVKLVQAGMSLSEKREAYAADITYVTAKEAGFDYLRDTIALDEADTVHRPFHYVIVDEADSLLLDEARVPLVIAGEPGSSKSDGIDFAEVARQLEQDEDYDFDEFKRNVYLNEAGSAKAESLLGCGNLYESHNSHLLMSLNCALHAELLLKKDVDYIVRNGKIELIDEYTGRVAENRHLPDGLQAALAAKEGLQPLSGGIILGTITLQHFLSLYPKICGMTATAQASAMEFEAIYALQVVQIPPNRPNIRIDHPHRIYAHKEAKLKALVQEISSVHRTGRPILIGTSSVEESDMLAEALAVAGVPCHVLNAKNDAKEAELIAKAGEIGAVTVSTNMAGRGVDIRLGGGNPTQAEAVAKLGGLYVIGTHMHQSVRIDNQLRGRSGRQGDPGASVFFVSLEDELLLRFGIEKAIRAPRQDEALENPMLRSKIAHIQRVIMGQNFDIHQELNCYSDMVEEQRRMLYEERLGILKGETPMSPSEQRVRLYYIDKFWADHLAYVSYIREGIHLTSLVNRNPIDEFHAQIIQAYEQIPAKINRESAKMLEKLRGSNDPAMWEKFGLKNPTSTRTYIINDQYKEYLQNPSSWSSGTIIAYWLRKILRPVFGWSKF from the coding sequence ATGAATTTAGCCGTCAAGTTGCTGCGAGAATTCAAAGACCGCGATACCCGGCATAAGCTGAAAGGCTATCGGGACAAAGCGGAGCTTATCAGGAAGCGGAATTTGGAAGGTTGGGACGATCAGCGGCTGCAAGCGGAATCTCTCCGGCTGAGAAATGAAGCAAAAGGGGGAATGCCATTGGACGAGCTCCTTGTCGATGCTTATGCGCTAGTTTGCGAAGCAGCGAAGAGAACGCTCGGATTACAGCCTTACGATGTCCAGATCATGGCTGCCATCGCTCTGCATGAGGGATTTTTGATCGAACAGCATACCGGCGAAGGAAAAACGCTCTCTGCTGTTATGCCTGCTTATCTAAATGCGCTGACCGGCGAAGGCGTTCATGTGCTGACTTTTAACGATTATTTGGCAAATCGAGATGCGGAGTGGATGGGCCCGATCTATCGTTACCTCGGGTTAACGGTAAAATTGGTTCAAGCGGGCATGAGCTTGTCCGAGAAACGGGAAGCGTACGCCGCGGATATAACCTATGTTACGGCCAAAGAGGCGGGATTCGATTATTTGCGCGACACGATCGCATTGGACGAAGCCGATACCGTACATCGTCCTTTCCATTACGTCATCGTCGACGAAGCGGATTCGCTGCTTCTCGACGAAGCGCGGGTGCCGCTGGTCATCGCCGGCGAGCCGGGCTCTTCCAAGAGCGACGGCATTGATTTCGCAGAAGTGGCTAGGCAGCTCGAGCAAGATGAGGATTACGACTTCGATGAATTCAAGCGGAACGTTTATTTAAATGAAGCGGGATCAGCGAAAGCCGAATCGCTGCTGGGATGCGGCAATTTGTACGAAAGCCATAATAGTCATTTGTTGATGTCGTTAAATTGCGCGCTGCATGCGGAATTATTATTGAAAAAAGACGTCGATTACATCGTCCGGAACGGAAAAATCGAGCTGATCGACGAATATACCGGTCGGGTGGCGGAGAACAGGCATTTGCCGGACGGGCTGCAAGCTGCGCTTGCGGCCAAAGAAGGGCTGCAGCCCTTATCCGGCGGGATCATACTCGGTACGATCACCCTTCAACACTTCCTTAGCCTATATCCGAAGATTTGCGGAATGACGGCGACCGCGCAAGCTTCCGCAATGGAATTCGAAGCTATTTATGCGCTGCAGGTCGTGCAAATCCCGCCGAACCGGCCAAACATACGGATCGACCACCCGCACCGGATTTATGCCCATAAAGAAGCCAAACTTAAGGCGCTTGTACAAGAAATCTCGTCCGTCCATAGGACGGGACGCCCAATTCTCATTGGTACGTCAAGCGTCGAGGAGTCTGACATGCTGGCGGAGGCGCTAGCGGTTGCCGGCGTACCTTGCCATGTTCTGAATGCGAAAAATGACGCAAAAGAAGCCGAGCTCATCGCCAAAGCGGGAGAAATCGGCGCCGTAACGGTGTCTACGAATATGGCGGGACGCGGCGTCGACATTCGGCTCGGCGGCGGCAACCCCACGCAAGCGGAAGCTGTTGCCAAGCTGGGGGGGTTGTACGTGATTGGTACGCATATGCACCAAAGCGTGCGGATCGACAACCAACTTCGCGGGCGTTCCGGCCGCCAAGGCGACCCGGGGGCTTCCGTATTTTTCGTAAGCTTGGAGGACGAGTTATTGCTTCGGTTCGGCATCGAAAAAGCGATTCGCGCTCCTAGACAGGATGAGGCTCTTGAAAATCCGATGCTCCGCAGCAAAATTGCGCATATCCAGCGCGTTATTATGGGCCAAAACTTCGATATCCACCAGGAACTGAACTGTTATTCGGATATGGTGGAGGAACAGAGGCGCATGCTATACGAGGAGCGGCTCGGAATTTTGAAAGGCGAAACGCCGATGAGTCCTTCGGAGCAGCGGGTACGGCTTTATTATATCGACAAGTTCTGGGCTGACCATCTGGCATACGTTTCTTACATTCGCGAAGGCATCCATTTAACAAGCCTTGTTAACCGCAATCCGATCGACGAATTTCATGCGCAAATCATCCAAGCATACGAGCAAATTCCGGCTAAAATAAATAGAGAGTCGGCGAAGATGCTTGAAAAGCTTCGAGGTTCGAATGATCCGGCGATGTGGGAAAAGTTCGGTCTGAAGAACCCTACCTCCACTCGGACTTATATCATCAATGATCAATACAAGGAGTACTTGCAGAATCCCAGTTCATGGAGCTCAGGAACGATCATCGCTTATTGGCTGCGCAAGATTTTGAGGCCGGTATTCGGGTGGTCAAAATTTTGA